A genomic window from Sparus aurata chromosome 4, fSpaAur1.1, whole genome shotgun sequence includes:
- the lingo1b gene encoding leucine-rich repeat and immunoglobulin-like domain-containing nogo receptor-interacting protein 1-B codes for MTVLVRSRMVSGEAGGHSYLVSCWQPILILMLGTVLSGSTTGCPSRCDCNAQERSVVCHRRRLAALPEGIPTETRLLDLSKNRLKTLGPEEFINYPQLEELQLNENTIASIEPGAFSNLMNLRILGLRNNQLKLIQLGVFTGMTNLTQLDISENKIVILLDYMFQELYNLRALEVGDNDLVFISPRSFHGLSNLESLNIEGWNLASVPTDALSHLHNLLSLRLRYLNVTVIRDYSFKRLYRLRVLEISHMPALDTMTPKCLFGLNLTSLSITNCNLTAIPYQAISHLRYLRFLNLSFNPIHTVEGNQLFNLQKLQAFHLAGGRLAAIEPYSFRGLNHLRVLNVSSNSLNTLEESVFHSVGNLETLALYDNPLACDCRLLWVFRRRWRLNFNRQQPRCASPEVVQGKEFKDFPDVLPSDYFICQKSKIMDYKVQESHVDEGTTVHFTCQAEGDPVPVIMWLSPKKDYITSKTVGSRLSVSNDGTLEVRYSQIQDNGTYLCIASNAAGNDTKAAHLFVHSYSPNWPHQPNKTFAFISNQPSDEGANVTRASVPFPFDVKTLIIATTMGFISFLGVVLFCLVILFLWSRGKDNTKSSIEVEYVPRKEETEEASPTEAPIQFNMKIM; via the coding sequence GTAAGAAGTAGGATGGTGTCAGGGGAGGCAGGAGGGCACAGCTACTTGGTGTCATGCTGGCAGCCCATCCTGATCCTGATGCTAGGCACCGTCCTTTCTGGTTCCACCACCGGCTGCCCGTCCCGATGTGACTGCAATGCTCAAGAGCGTTCAGTTGTTTGCCATCGGCGGAGACTGGCAGCTCTTCCTGAGGGCATTCCCACTGAAACCAGGCTGCTGGACCTCAGCAAGAACCGCCTGAAAACTCTGGGGCCCGAGGAGTTCATTAACTACCCTCAGCTGGAAGAGCTGCAACTTAACGAAAACACAATTGCATCCATTGAACCTGGGGCTTTCAGCAACCTCATGAACCTTCGAATTCTAGGTTTGCGCAACAACCAGCTGAAGCTCATTCAGCTGGGTGTGTTTACAGGCATGACCAATCTCACCCAGCTGGACATTAGTGAGAACAAAATTGTCATTCTGCTCGACTATATGTTCCAGGAGCTGTACAACCTGAGGGCTCTGGAGGTTGGTGACAATGACCTTGTATTCATCTCACCCCGATCATTTCATGGCCTCAGCAACCTTGAAAGCCTCAACATTGAGGGCTGGAATCTGGCCTCAGTGCCGACTGATGCCCTTAGCCATCTGCATAACCTATTGTCACTGCGATTACGCTATCTCAACGTCACTGTCATAAGGGATTACTCCTTTAAGAGGCTGTATAGGCTCAGAGTGCTGGAGATTTCTCATATGCCTGCCCTGGataccatgactccaaaatgcTTGTTCGGACTAAACCTCACATCATTGTCAATCACAAACTGTAATCTTACTGCCATCCCCTACCAAGCCATCAGTCACCTAAGATATCTTCGGTTTTTGAATCTGTCTTTCAATCCCATTCATACTGTGGAAGGGAACCAACTGTTCAATCTACAGAAGCTTCAGGCCTTTCATTTGGCTGGCGGGAGATTAGCTGCTATTGAGCCCTACTCTTTCCGAGGACTAAACCACCTCCGAGTCCTCAATGTTTCCAGCAATAGCTTGAACACCCTGGAGGAGTCGGTTTTCCACTCAGTGGGAAACCTGGAGACCCTGGCTTTGTATGACAACCCACTGGCCTGCGACTGTCGCCTGCTCTGGGTCTTCCGCCGGCGGTGGAGGCTCAACTTTAACAGACAACAGCCCAGGTGTGCTTCTCCTGAGGTTGTGCAAGGAAAAGAGTTCAAGGACTTCCCGGATGTCCTCCCTTCTGACTATTTCATCTGCCAGAAATCAAAAATCATGGATTATAAGGTTCAAGAAAGTCATGTAGATGAAGGAACTACAGTTCATTTCACTTGCCAAGCTGAGGGTGATCCAGTCCCTGTAATAATGTGGCTCTCTCCTAAGAAGGACTACATCACTTCCAAAACTGTGGGCTCAAGACTTTCTGTGTCAAATGACGGCACATTGGAGGTGCGTTACTCTCAGATCCAGGACAATGGCACCTACTTGTGCATTGCAAGCAATGCAGCTGGGAATGACACCAAAGCGGCTCACCTTTTTGTGCATAGTTACTCCCCCAATTGGCCCCACCAGCCAAACAAGACATTTGCCTTCATCTCTAACCAGCCCAGCGATGAAGGTGCTAATGTGACCCGGGCCTCAGTTCCTTTTCCATTTGATGTAAAGACACTTATCATTGCAACCACCATGGGATTTATCTCTTTCCTCGGAGTTGTCCTCTTCTGTCTTGTAATATTATTCCTCTGGAGTAGAGGGAAAGACAACACTAAGTCAAGTATAGAGGTTGAGTATGTGCCACGtaaagaggaaacagaggaggcCAGTCCAACTGAGGCACCCATACAATTCAACATGAAAATCATGTGA